In Ignisphaera sp., one DNA window encodes the following:
- the gapN gene encoding NADP-dependent glyceraldehyde-3-phosphate dehydrogenase, whose protein sequence is MVFKLRGDLFKEIAEEVDDVHVFKTFLAGEWIWVSGSSFMDVRSPIDLSVIGRVPKLSWSDVDRALDKVYRVGRWGVRDLPGWRRLEILEKIGDLIEKYREDFVNVLIVNTGKTRSQAQGEINASIDRLRRADLDARKIFGDYIPGDWDQTTVETEAIVRREPFGVVLAIIPFNYPLFDTVAKFTYSVVAGNAVVVKPPSVDPLPVILFAKVVEEAGFPREGFAVLTVPGRESINLVSDRRIHIISFTGSSETGRKVIASAGIKQFVMELGGGDPAIVLEDADLDLAAERIALGIYSYAGQRCDAIKLVLVEDDVYLKLKEKLINNLSKVVVGDPRDEKTTMGPLIDTETVDKMLEAVKEAIERGGAILYGGKRLGATYVEPTLIEVLDKNVLKELKLYKEEIFAPVALITSFRDLDEAIELANGRRYGLDVSIFGYNIDKIRKLIRYLEFGAIYVNDMPRHGVGYYPFGGRKDSGIGREGIGYSIEHVTAYKTIIFNYKGRGIWRYL, encoded by the coding sequence ATGGTGTTTAAACTTAGAGGCGATCTATTTAAAGAGATAGCTGAGGAGGTAGATGATGTACATGTATTCAAGACCTTTTTGGCTGGTGAATGGATTTGGGTTTCGGGTAGTAGTTTTATGGATGTTAGAAGCCCTATAGATTTGAGTGTTATTGGTAGAGTTCCTAAGCTTAGTTGGAGTGATGTTGATAGAGCATTAGATAAGGTCTATAGAGTTGGTAGATGGGGTGTAAGGGATCTTCCTGGATGGAGGAGGCTAGAGATTCTTGAAAAGATTGGAGATCTGATTGAGAAGTATCGTGAGGATTTTGTAAACGTCTTAATAGTTAATACTGGTAAAACTCGTTCACAAGCTCAGGGAGAGATAAATGCATCTATAGATAGACTTAGAAGAGCTGATCTAGATGCTCGAAAGATATTTGGTGATTATATTCCTGGTGATTGGGATCAGACAACAGTAGAGACAGAAGCGATTGTGAGGAGAGAGCCTTTTGGTGTAGTTTTGGCTATAATACCCTTCAATTATCCGCTATTTGATACTGTTGCTAAATTCACATATAGTGTTGTTGCTGGAAATGCTGTTGTAGTTAAACCTCCGTCAGTAGATCCTCTTCCAGTTATACTCTTTGCAAAAGTTGTTGAAGAAGCTGGATTTCCTAGAGAAGGTTTTGCTGTATTGACTGTACCCGGTAGAGAGAGTATCAATTTGGTGTCTGATAGAAGGATACATATCATAAGTTTCACAGGCAGTAGTGAGACTGGTAGAAAGGTTATAGCTAGTGCTGGTATAAAGCAGTTCGTTATGGAGCTCGGGGGAGGTGATCCAGCGATAGTTCTAGAGGATGCAGATCTAGATCTAGCTGCTGAAAGAATAGCTCTAGGAATATACAGTTATGCTGGACAGAGATGTGATGCTATAAAGCTCGTTCTAGTAGAAGATGATGTATACCTCAAGCTTAAGGAAAAGCTAATCAACAATCTATCAAAAGTTGTTGTTGGTGATCCAAGAGACGAGAAAACAACTATGGGTCCACTAATAGATACTGAAACTGTTGATAAAATGCTTGAAGCAGTTAAAGAAGCTATTGAAAGAGGTGGAGCCATACTGTATGGCGGTAAGAGATTAGGTGCAACTTATGTAGAGCCAACACTCATAGAAGTACTTGATAAGAATGTACTAAAAGAGCTCAAGCTATATAAAGAAGAGATATTCGCTCCAGTAGCCCTGATAACCAGCTTTAGAGATCTTGATGAAGCTATAGAGCTTGCCAATGGAAGAAGATATGGATTAGATGTATCGATCTTTGGCTACAACATAGATAAGATAAGGAAACTCATAAGATATCTAGAATTTGGAGCTATATATGTAAACGATATGCCTAGACATGGAGTAGGTTACTATCCATTTGGAGGAAGAAAGGATTCCGGTATAGGTAGAGAAGGAATAGGTTACTCGATAGAACATGTTACAGCATACAAAACAATAATATTCAACTATAAAGGAAGAGGGATCTGGAGATATCTATAG
- a CDS encoding DUF998 domain-containing protein, which translates to MKKLMSLMLILSSIFVPLICIAISIWLSPWFNILDNALSDLGHATRSSVAPIFNFGLSLGGFLIALSSLLIISKLYRSIAYLATLCGYTLILVAVFDEIYGVIHYWVSVAFFLTLGFLLINYTVLMKSIIKKISASIALIIAVTSWILHIVYRVPRGAAIPELISIFCVIPFYIDVSIQYIKSQQ; encoded by the coding sequence TTGAAGAAATTAATGAGTCTTATGTTAATCCTCTCTAGCATATTTGTTCCTCTTATCTGTATAGCTATCTCTATATGGTTATCACCATGGTTCAACATACTCGATAATGCTTTAAGTGATCTGGGTCATGCCACAAGAAGCTCTGTGGCACCCATATTTAACTTTGGATTGAGTTTAGGTGGATTCCTTATAGCACTATCATCGCTTCTAATAATCAGTAAGCTATATAGATCCATAGCTTATTTAGCTACCTTATGTGGATATACACTCATTCTTGTAGCAGTATTTGATGAGATCTATGGAGTTATTCACTACTGGGTATCGGTAGCCTTTTTCTTAACACTAGGCTTTCTACTCATAAACTATACAGTTCTAATGAAAAGCATTATCAAGAAGATCTCGGCATCTATAGCTCTAATAATTGCTGTAACTTCATGGATACTGCATATAGTCTATAGAGTACCTAGAGGTGCAGCTATACCCGAACTAATATCGATATTCTGTGTGATACCTTTCTATATAGATGTTTCGATACAGTATATAAAGTCTCAACAATAG
- a CDS encoding PadR family transcriptional regulator, whose translation METLDDIHKYLEEPFLKGLLRILILGTLKRGELYGYQIYKYVKNIIKSKISLSTFYTILKELEEAKFIIKIGSKYILTEKGLNALRLFLSKYNDLSSFLSI comes from the coding sequence ATGGAGACTCTAGATGATATACATAAGTATCTAGAAGAGCCTTTTCTAAAAGGTTTGCTTAGGATCTTAATTCTAGGTACACTTAAGCGTGGCGAGCTCTACGGATACCAGATATACAAGTACGTGAAAAATATTATCAAGTCTAAGATCAGTTTAAGTACGTTCTATACTATACTTAAAGAACTTGAAGAAGCAAAATTTATAATCAAGATTGGGAGCAAGTACATATTGACTGAAAAAGGTTTAAATGCGCTTAGGCTATTTCTATCGAAATATAATGATCTAAGTTCATTTCTATCAATATAG
- a CDS encoding DMT family transporter, which yields MKSRILYGYTMLIIATILWGSSFVFIKLSVENVSAFGYTFYRSFFAVAMLTPVILFKKMGSIFSYRDFIGGIVTGVAYMFGLLLQGLGTRYTFPSTSAFITGLNTVHIHTYCAFVKRAYNRYLLAALVLSLIGLFIVTSPSGGIGLGEILVFFGSIAWAIQILLVSKYSRHSKNYIDFLYGMFIPSLVIAPWTILYDNPMNIVLNSWMYIIYLAIACSIVASLLQVIGQRYVAPAIASVIYLLEPFFALLFSISLYGEEIDIVRIVGGIMIVLASYIAMSYAPNAYT from the coding sequence ATGAAGTCTAGAATCTTGTATGGTTATACAATGCTCATAATTGCGACTATTTTATGGGGTAGTTCCTTTGTTTTCATAAAACTTTCTGTAGAAAATGTTTCAGCATTTGGCTACACCTTCTATAGATCTTTTTTTGCTGTAGCGATGCTTACGCCTGTGATATTGTTTAAAAAGATGGGGAGTATCTTCAGCTATAGAGATTTTATAGGAGGTATTGTTACTGGTGTAGCGTATATGTTTGGTCTTCTTCTTCAGGGTCTTGGAACAAGGTATACATTTCCATCAACTAGTGCTTTTATTACAGGTTTAAATACAGTTCATATACATACATATTGTGCTTTCGTGAAGAGAGCCTATAATCGATATCTTCTAGCGGCACTTGTGCTTTCACTCATCGGTCTATTCATAGTCACGTCACCTAGTGGTGGTATTGGTTTAGGTGAGATATTGGTCTTCTTTGGATCTATAGCTTGGGCTATCCAGATACTTCTTGTATCGAAATACAGTAGACATAGTAAGAATTATATTGACTTCCTCTATGGAATGTTTATACCTTCACTCGTCATAGCTCCTTGGACAATTCTATACGATAATCCGATGAATATAGTGCTAAATTCATGGATGTACATAATCTATCTAGCTATAGCGTGTTCTATAGTGGCTTCATTACTGCAGGTTATTGGACAAAGGTATGTAGCTCCAGCTATAGCTTCAGTAATCTATCTTCTTGAGCCTTTCTTTGCATTATTGTTCTCTATATCTCTATATGGTGAAGAAATAGATATTGTTAGAATAGTTGGAGGAATAATGATTGTTTTAGCATCCTATATAGCGATGAGTTATGCACCAAATGCATATACTTAA
- a CDS encoding AAA family ATPase, which produces MSTSNSMPHNLMFIKIKNYALFDDLDLELRPLTIFIGRNMTGKSSLLNLMWMVLSLEPDLEKFREIMIDLGYTRIVDNIIEKAKRGMDIEKEFRELVKLALKVLPKALESNFNKRFRDPFKRYLEVFSRDRDVSIEIGGGVPEESRHILRISYDRVAGVFRIGYIEPHVVLDVADRIGAKVVREILTRSFIGVQRNYVYGFSLDVQTIEEAAIVEHKDVEKILINTIRAITTRIMPPWLSGEDKTIYCINDRTWLIKISVRSWSRAEEHMLTYLERAFIKSYNHLIDLLYNNMVDLDVFRDVLAEIGVDEVSVKISKEYKSLSIRLWNDLELPIEETPSSIRGIIPTLLALASKATPVVIIEDPEIHLNPSAVHALGRAIIKAVKMMNKYVIISTHNIDLLTNFVKASKHGYDIHRESDDEILSPEVIALYLFKYDRDIKKINIKRIDILQEGLNIKELM; this is translated from the coding sequence ATGTCTACATCGAATTCAATGCCACATAACCTCATGTTTATAAAGATCAAGAACTATGCTCTATTTGATGATCTAGATCTAGAGTTAAGACCTTTAACGATATTTATCGGTAGAAACATGACAGGTAAAAGCTCTCTACTCAACTTAATGTGGATGGTATTATCGCTAGAGCCAGATCTCGAGAAATTTAGAGAAATCATGATCGATCTAGGCTATACAAGAATTGTTGATAATATAATTGAAAAGGCTAAAAGAGGTATGGATATAGAGAAAGAGTTTAGAGAACTTGTTAAATTAGCACTAAAGGTTCTACCTAAAGCTCTAGAGAGCAACTTCAATAAGAGATTTAGAGATCCATTTAAACGCTATCTAGAAGTATTTAGTAGAGATAGAGATGTATCTATAGAGATTGGTGGGGGAGTTCCTGAAGAATCTAGGCATATACTGAGGATAAGTTACGATAGAGTTGCTGGAGTATTTAGGATAGGGTATATAGAGCCCCACGTGGTTCTAGATGTTGCCGATAGAATTGGTGCTAAGGTTGTGCGAGAGATCTTGACGAGATCCTTCATAGGTGTTCAGAGGAATTATGTATATGGTTTTTCACTAGATGTGCAAACTATAGAAGAAGCTGCTATAGTTGAACACAAAGATGTGGAAAAGATACTGATAAACACTATTAGAGCCATAACCACAAGAATTATGCCTCCATGGTTATCAGGAGAAGATAAAACAATCTACTGTATCAATGATAGAACTTGGCTGATCAAGATCTCTGTAAGGTCATGGTCTAGAGCTGAAGAACATATGCTCACATATCTAGAGAGAGCATTCATTAAGAGCTATAACCATTTAATAGATCTACTCTACAACAATATGGTAGATCTAGATGTTTTTAGAGATGTTCTAGCCGAAATAGGGGTAGACGAAGTATCAGTAAAGATCTCAAAAGAATACAAATCTTTATCCATCAGATTATGGAACGATTTAGAACTACCTATCGAGGAAACCCCATCGAGCATCAGGGGGATAATACCAACTCTTCTAGCTCTAGCATCTAAAGCAACACCTGTTGTGATCATAGAGGATCCCGAGATCCACCTCAATCCATCAGCTGTTCACGCTCTAGGAAGAGCCATAATTAAAGCAGTAAAAATGATGAACAAGTATGTCATAATCTCTACACATAACATAGATCTACTCACCAATTTCGTGAAAGCCAGCAAACATGGTTATGATATTCATAGAGAATCAGATGACGAGATTTTATCGCCAGAGGTTATAGCACTATATCTATTCAAATACGATAGAGACATAAAGAAGATAAATATTAAAAGAATTGATATTCTTCAAGAAGGTTTAAATATAAAAGAATTGATGTAG
- a CDS encoding TIM barrel protein, with protein MCTIVKLDILNRLDEFKGFLEGETVDRFLETFDIRFGSGTWAAGGFSDRFMVRGYFPDLGSDIISRLERIRIAGIKMFVPINVELLNEDLEVRWEIVDAVIEYTKKYNMMAVALAVDLSGIPKLRLGSITNPDPLLRKKSISILLNSIEIAKKLGTDVISFWPGQDGWDYSFEINYGKMLKMFIDNLKLIVEEVMAKGFRFCIEAKLKEPKEGNMIIPTTHVAIAIAKKINDDIGKSVVGITIDYGHELMYAVEPAYTVHLAKLFDVPLLSIHINTAKTHSNDEDRVVGTGDLWQFVDFLYATIDTGFDGPYILDQFTYRMDPVDGLRLSKEFFANSMKKALEIYRHRDVLEKIRDTGNQAKVLDLIKKIIYTY; from the coding sequence GTGTGTACCATAGTTAAATTGGATATTCTAAATAGACTTGATGAATTTAAAGGCTTTCTTGAAGGAGAGACCGTGGATAGATTTTTAGAAACATTCGATATAAGGTTTGGAAGCGGTACATGGGCAGCTGGAGGTTTTAGCGATAGGTTTATGGTTAGAGGATATTTTCCTGATCTCGGATCCGATATAATATCAAGGCTAGAGAGAATAAGGATAGCAGGTATAAAGATGTTTGTTCCCATAAATGTGGAACTACTTAACGAGGACCTAGAAGTTAGATGGGAAATAGTTGATGCAGTTATTGAATACACAAAGAAATATAATATGATGGCTGTAGCTCTTGCAGTAGATTTAAGTGGTATCCCGAAACTCAGATTAGGCTCTATAACTAATCCAGATCCATTATTAAGAAAGAAGTCAATATCAATTCTACTCAATAGCATAGAAATAGCTAAAAAACTTGGCACAGATGTTATATCGTTTTGGCCTGGACAAGATGGTTGGGACTACAGTTTCGAGATTAACTATGGCAAAATGCTCAAAATGTTTATCGATAATCTGAAGCTTATTGTAGAAGAGGTTATGGCTAAAGGGTTTAGGTTTTGTATTGAAGCTAAATTAAAAGAGCCTAAAGAAGGAAACATGATCATACCTACAACACATGTAGCTATAGCTATAGCTAAGAAGATAAATGATGATATTGGGAAGAGTGTCGTTGGGATAACTATAGATTATGGACATGAGCTTATGTATGCTGTAGAACCAGCATATACTGTGCATCTAGCTAAACTATTTGATGTACCTCTGCTATCGATACACATAAATACAGCTAAAACACATAGCAATGATGAAGATAGAGTTGTTGGAACAGGAGATCTATGGCAATTCGTGGACTTCCTTTACGCAACAATAGATACAGGTTTCGATGGCCCCTATATACTGGATCAATTCACATATAGAATGGATCCAGTGGATGGTCTAAGATTATCTAAGGAATTCTTCGCAAACTCTATGAAGAAAGCTCTAGAGATATATAGGCATAGAGATGTGTTAGAAAAAATAAGAGACACAGGAAATCAAGCAAAAGTACTAGACCTAATTAAAAAAATCATATATACGTACTAA
- a CDS encoding radical SAM protein, translating into MVKVVLTAPASEMSEYNGNPAIAFVSGFSKPFLVPRFFLTLNLYRDNRDGYRVRYAPLGLRRIEASLIESGIFREDDVVVVCPDDLEDVVNEDTKVIGIGVKDPLGLGYVSLTYSTLLGLGEPINKYEFMRIIKIVKKLKKKFEFNVVVGGPGVWQLYMYSDLDALGIDVVIDGEGEVITPDVFSKIINREPVERIVKGDVVPVDHIPCIKGASVYGAVEISRGCGRGCMFCTPTMQMRRDIPLEKIVRDIEVNIENGQNKVLLVTEDIFLYGSRIPWEPNGDAIAKLIENVTKFKDRGLKHIQITHMNLAAALYRKDIVKLMSDRLYEFAWYSFRGNYINTVEVGIESGSPRIIARYMRGKALPYTPEEWPDIVLESLTLLEENGWIPLGTIIVGMPGEDIDDAYRTLSLVENIRRHGLRTFLVPLLFVPLGGCVLKDQPIRSFNELNDVQVAVFAECWKHNTKIWGVEHFKNYSYIQKKILNILAKIYLATTARKYRWRKKIATEIYKELVSQI; encoded by the coding sequence TTGGTTAAAGTAGTGTTAACAGCTCCTGCATCAGAAATGAGCGAATACAACGGTAATCCTGCTATAGCTTTTGTCTCAGGGTTTTCAAAACCGTTTCTAGTACCCAGATTCTTCCTTACCCTAAATCTCTATAGAGATAACAGGGATGGTTATAGAGTTCGTTACGCTCCACTTGGTTTAAGAAGAATTGAGGCATCACTTATAGAGTCTGGTATATTTAGAGAAGATGATGTTGTTGTAGTTTGTCCGGATGATCTTGAAGATGTTGTTAATGAAGATACAAAGGTTATAGGTATAGGGGTTAAAGATCCTCTCGGTTTAGGCTATGTTTCTCTAACATATTCAACGCTTTTGGGGTTAGGTGAACCAATAAATAAGTACGAGTTTATGCGGATAATTAAGATAGTTAAGAAGTTGAAGAAGAAATTTGAGTTTAATGTAGTTGTCGGAGGTCCTGGTGTATGGCAACTCTATATGTATAGCGATCTAGATGCTTTGGGAATAGATGTTGTTATCGATGGTGAAGGAGAGGTTATAACTCCAGACGTCTTTTCAAAGATTATCAATAGAGAACCTGTTGAACGTATCGTTAAAGGTGATGTAGTTCCTGTTGATCATATACCGTGTATAAAGGGAGCTTCAGTATATGGAGCTGTTGAGATATCTAGAGGATGTGGTCGTGGATGTATGTTTTGTACACCGACTATGCAGATGAGGAGAGATATTCCTCTAGAGAAGATTGTAAGAGATATAGAGGTTAATATAGAGAATGGTCAAAATAAGGTTCTACTTGTTACTGAAGACATATTTCTCTATGGATCTAGAATTCCGTGGGAACCAAATGGTGACGCTATAGCCAAACTTATAGAAAATGTCACTAAGTTTAAAGATAGAGGATTAAAACACATCCAGATAACACACATGAATCTAGCAGCAGCTCTCTATAGAAAAGATATAGTTAAATTGATGTCGGATAGACTCTATGAGTTCGCTTGGTACAGTTTTCGTGGAAACTACATAAATACTGTTGAAGTTGGCATAGAGTCAGGTTCGCCTAGAATTATTGCCAGATATATGCGTGGAAAAGCTCTTCCCTATACTCCTGAGGAATGGCCAGATATAGTTTTAGAATCTCTTACTCTCCTTGAAGAAAATGGATGGATACCTCTAGGAACAATCATAGTCGGTATGCCGGGTGAGGATATAGATGATGCATACAGAACTCTATCTCTTGTAGAAAACATACGTAGACATGGTTTAAGAACGTTCCTTGTACCACTACTCTTTGTACCTCTCGGTGGATGCGTATTAAAGGATCAACCAATTAGGAGCTTTAATGAGTTAAATGATGTACAAGTAGCTGTTTTTGCTGAATGCTGGAAACATAACACCAAGATATGGGGTGTAGAGCATTTTAAGAACTATAGCTACATACAAAAGAAAATTCTAAATATATTAGCCAAGATATATCTCGCAACTACTGCAAGAAAGTATCGCTGGAGAAAAAAGATTGCTACGGAAATATATAAAGAGCTTGTAAGCCAGATATAG
- a CDS encoding phosphoribosyltransferase family protein produces MVIYPVKHVSWNEVVDWSIRLTDKVKSSGYLPDVVVAIGRGGIVVSRIICDLLDINRLIVIPIRWRETKRTVGESYLADLVRCFSRSSSIEMCIADIVKNLSIEVVFEYNIDLNGYRALAVEEISATGLHLAKARDIIKNIWRADEVKTATLIWKAATSPLKPDYTFIETKSFVWFQFPWSRTSDYQQFAKVAIEEEYMKHGKDIWTLEDIVELFRKWYGFEPERRYLEIALAKLIELGTLEKVNEIYRVSRGR; encoded by the coding sequence TTGGTTATCTATCCCGTTAAACATGTTTCATGGAATGAAGTTGTTGATTGGAGTATAAGGCTTACCGATAAAGTAAAGTCTAGTGGCTATCTACCTGATGTAGTTGTAGCTATCGGTAGAGGTGGTATTGTTGTATCTAGAATTATCTGCGATCTCCTCGATATAAATAGGCTTATCGTTATACCAATTAGATGGAGAGAAACTAAAAGAACAGTTGGAGAAAGTTATCTAGCTGATCTAGTGAGATGTTTCTCTAGAAGTTCAAGTATAGAAATGTGTATAGCTGATATCGTTAAAAACCTCAGTATCGAGGTTGTATTTGAATACAATATCGATTTGAATGGATATAGAGCTCTAGCCGTTGAAGAAATTTCCGCTACAGGTCTCCATCTAGCAAAAGCTAGAGATATCATCAAGAACATATGGAGAGCAGATGAAGTAAAAACAGCAACACTTATATGGAAAGCTGCTACCTCTCCTCTGAAACCAGACTACACGTTTATAGAGACTAAGAGTTTCGTATGGTTCCAGTTTCCATGGTCAAGAACATCAGATTACCAACAATTCGCTAAAGTAGCTATAGAAGAAGAGTATATGAAGCATGGTAAAGACATATGGACTCTAGAAGATATAGTCGAGCTATTTAGAAAGTGGTATGGATTTGAACCAGAGAGAAGGTACCTTGAAATAGCTCTAGCCAAACTTATTGAACTTGGTACACTAGAAAAAGTTAATGAAATATATAGAGTCAGTAGGGGGCGGTGA
- a CDS encoding MTH1187 family thiamine-binding protein translates to MAIILELKVIPIGTSTTSLSSYIARVVESIARKGYSYILGPMGTVIEINTLDEVSLIVEDVVKCMREQGVDRVLIHVYIDVRFDKDMKPLDKVKSVEEKLKV, encoded by the coding sequence ATGGCGATAATTTTAGAGCTTAAGGTTATACCGATAGGTACAAGTACAACAAGCTTAAGTAGCTATATAGCTAGAGTTGTAGAATCTATAGCTAGAAAAGGTTACAGCTATATCCTGGGACCTATGGGTACTGTCATAGAAATTAACACCTTAGATGAAGTTTCATTAATTGTTGAAGATGTTGTTAAATGTATGAGGGAACAAGGTGTTGATCGTGTTCTAATACATGTGTATATAGATGTTAGATTCGATAAAGATATGAAACCTTTAGATAAGGTGAAAAGTGTTGAAGAAAAGTTGAAAGTATAG
- a CDS encoding SLC13 family permease has product MKEVVKIILLFIVFIVSSYIVMKSIVIRTDDIGLNVAGFWCSEIGLSFSSSYCISLLNSDHYVFVQSLSLSIFMLVVAIIVMHTEWRVAAAILGVVIMILMGVVNPKTFIESVSWDLILFLVGSMAFAGILRELGVFRYLAIQILRLSRFNAYILTAFITIVSFVLSAIVGEVTSIIYVVALVIELRRVLKIEIEPLLILSVLATNTGSVALPIGNPIGVYLLFASSMSISMFIRYSLPLALINVLALYGLYITIVNRYLRRCQTLLENYKKSIEAYISSFYTEVYNAKAKRIYLGLLFLTVFVLTVSINDVIVHILSSILQIDITPHSFLSFIPYMYIVLSMMVVVPPEEIGTIIQKAVEWSSIVFFIMLFMLGHALLYTGAIIKMAYILTTISIATTVVLEMVMTISSTILSALLDNLSVVVAFTPMAILFNKSGLTDQLIYFALLFGGVFGGNYTPIGSTANIVALSLAEKKKIRISWRKWLKIALITTTVQMILSILWIYINNVYR; this is encoded by the coding sequence GTGAAAGAGGTTGTAAAGATTATTCTACTGTTTATAGTATTTATAGTATCATCATATATCGTTATGAAGTCTATAGTTATACGAACTGATGATATTGGGCTCAACGTAGCTGGATTTTGGTGTAGTGAGATTGGCCTGTCTTTTAGTTCTTCTTACTGTATTTCTCTACTTAATTCAGATCACTATGTATTCGTTCAAAGTCTATCACTCTCTATATTCATGTTGGTTGTAGCGATAATAGTTATGCACACTGAATGGCGCGTGGCTGCAGCTATTCTCGGTGTGGTGATTATGATATTGATGGGTGTTGTTAATCCTAAAACCTTCATAGAGTCTGTTTCATGGGACTTGATACTGTTTCTAGTGGGTTCAATGGCGTTTGCAGGAATACTGAGAGAACTTGGTGTATTTAGGTATCTAGCTATACAGATTCTAAGACTCTCTAGATTCAATGCATATATACTCACGGCATTCATAACCATAGTTTCTTTCGTGTTATCAGCTATTGTTGGCGAAGTTACAAGCATTATATATGTAGTTGCACTTGTAATTGAGCTTAGACGTGTACTAAAGATAGAGATCGAACCATTACTAATACTATCTGTTTTAGCAACAAATACTGGTAGTGTTGCTCTACCCATAGGTAATCCTATAGGTGTATATCTGCTTTTTGCATCAAGTATGTCTATATCCATGTTCATCAGATACTCGTTACCTCTTGCTTTAATTAATGTACTAGCTCTTTACGGACTCTATATAACTATAGTCAATAGGTACCTAAGGAGATGCCAAACATTGCTAGAGAATTATAAGAAAAGTATTGAAGCCTATATATCGAGCTTCTATACCGAAGTATATAATGCTAAAGCAAAAAGAATATACCTAGGATTATTGTTTTTAACAGTATTTGTGTTAACTGTATCGATTAATGATGTTATTGTCCATATTCTTTCATCGATACTACAGATAGATATAACCCCTCATAGTTTCTTGTCATTCATACCGTATATGTACATAGTCTTAAGCATGATGGTTGTTGTCCCGCCCGAAGAAATAGGCACAATTATTCAGAAAGCAGTTGAATGGTCTTCTATAGTGTTCTTCATTATGTTGTTTATGTTGGGTCATGCTCTTCTCTATACAGGTGCTATAATAAAAATGGCATACATTTTGACAACTATATCTATAGCAACTACAGTAGTATTAGAGATGGTAATGACGATTTCTTCAACAATACTTAGCGCACTACTTGATAACCTATCAGTAGTTGTAGCATTTACACCTATGGCTATACTGTTTAATAAATCTGGTTTAACAGATCAGTTAATATATTTCGCGCTTCTCTTCGGTGGAGTTTTTGGAGGAAACTATACACCAATAGGTTCTACAGCAAACATAGTAGCTCTATCTCTTGCTGAAAAGAAGAAGATTCGTATATCGTGGAGGAAGTGGCTCAAAATAGCCTTAATAACAACAACTGTACAGATGATTCTATCAATCCTCTGGATCTATATAAATAACGTCTATAGGTAA